The genome window GCAATATTAATGGGCTGACTCCAGCCGCGCTGTCTACCGTTCTTGTTCACCTGACCGCCCGATCCACCACGGTCGCAAACTGAAACGAAGCTATATCAAAATTGTGGCACGTGCCACAATTTTCAATAAGTGGGGCCGAAATTGTGGCACGTGCCACAATTCTCGATTGGCGCGATCCTGTTTTGCTATGGTAACTTAGGTAAACGCTACCTAAATGGCAAAAGTAATTGCGATCGCGAACCAGAAAGGAGGTGTCGGGAAAACTACGACGGCAGTAAATCTGGCGGCAGCACTCGCGTCGTCTGGTAAGAAGGTCCTGTTGGTCGACGCTGATCCGCAGTCGAACGCGACATCGGGTGCGGGTATTGAGAAAAGTTCGAGCCGTAAGAGCCTCTACGATTCTCTAATTCTTGGCGAGAACGTCCGCGACATCGTTATCCCGACCGGATTTGCGACGCTGTGGGTGTTGCCATCCGACAAGAATCTTGCCGGCGCCGAAGTCGAACTGGTCGGGATCGAAGGCCGGAATCACGTCCTCAAGAAACTGATCGATGATGTTCGCGACTATTTTCACTATGTGATAATCGACTGCCCGCCGTCACTCGGGCTGCTGACGATCAACGGACTGACGGCGGCAGATTCACTCTTAGTTCCGATACAATGCGAATACTATGCGCTGGAGGGAGTTACCGAGCTTTTTGACACGCTTGCGCGGTTGCGTCGAGAACTGAATCCGGAGTTGACGATCGAGGGACTCCTTCTGACGATGTATGACGACAGGACAAACCTGTCGGCAGCGGTTGCAAAGGATCTGCGGGATTTTTATGGGTCGCAGGTACTCAAGACTGTGATACCGCGAAATGTTCGCCTAGCCGAGGCCCCTAGCTTTGGCCAGCCTATCCTCCAGTACGATCCTCGGTCGCGCGGCGCCGAGAGCTATATGCAGCTTGCAAAGGAGATATTGAATAATGGCTAGACAAGCTTTAGGGCGCGGCCTGAGCGCTTTGATCAGTGAGGACCAACCTCAAACTGCTGTCGATCCTCCAAGAGGCTCTTCTGAGATCGACATCGACCTGATCGAACCAAATCCGCAGCAACCCAGAAAACGATTC of Chloracidobacterium sp. contains these proteins:
- a CDS encoding ParA family protein — protein: MAKVIAIANQKGGVGKTTTAVNLAAALASSGKKVLLVDADPQSNATSGAGIEKSSSRKSLYDSLILGENVRDIVIPTGFATLWVLPSDKNLAGAEVELVGIEGRNHVLKKLIDDVRDYFHYVIIDCPPSLGLLTINGLTAADSLLVPIQCEYYALEGVTELFDTLARLRRELNPELTIEGLLLTMYDDRTNLSAAVAKDLRDFYGSQVLKTVIPRNVRLAEAPSFGQPILQYDPRSRGAESYMQLAKEILNNG